In one Papio anubis isolate 15944 chromosome 11, Panubis1.0, whole genome shotgun sequence genomic region, the following are encoded:
- the ZSWIM8 gene encoding zinc finger SWIM domain-containing protein 8 isoform X11 translates to MLPPCWKSSLTSASPMSRRRELCTQLRQWQLKVIENVKRGQHKKTLERLFPGFRPAVEACYFNWEEAYPLPGVTYSGTDRKLALCWARALPSRPGASRSGGLEESRDRPRPLPAEPAVRPKEPGTKRKGLGEGVPSSQRGPRRLSAEGGDKALHKMGPGGGKAKALGGAGSGSKGSAGGGSKRRLSSEDSSLEPDLAEMSLDDSSLALGAEASTFGGFPESPPPCPLHGGSRGPSTFLPESPDTYEEDGGVYFSEGPEPPTTSAGPPGLLPGDVCTRDDLPSTDESGSGLPKTKEAAPAVGEEDDDYQAYYLNAQDGAGGEEEKAEGGAGEEHDLFAGLKPLEQESRMEVLFACAEALHAHGYSNEASRLTVELAQDLLANPPDLKVEPPPAKGKKNKVSTSRQTWVATNTLSKAAFLLTVLSERPEHHNLAFRVGMFALELQRPPASTKALEVKLAYQESEVAALLKKIPLGPSEMSTMRCRAEELREGTLCDYRPVLPLMLASFIFDVLCAPVVSPTGSRPPSRNWNSETPGDEELGFEAAVAALGMKTTVSEAEHPLLCEGTRREKGDLALALMITYKDDQAKLKKILDKLLDRESQTHKPQTLSSFYSSSRPTTASQRSPSKHGGPSAPGALQPLTSGSAGPAQPGSVAGAGPGPTEGFTEKNVPESSPHSPCEGLPSEAALTPRPEGKVPSRLALGSRGGYNGRGWGSPGRPKKKHTGMASIDSSAPETTSDSSPTLSRRPLRGGWAPTSWGRGQDSDSISSSSSDSLGSSSSSGSRRASASGGARAKTVEVGRYKGRRPESHAPHVPNQPSEAAAHFYFELAKTVLIKAGGNSSTSIFTHPSSSGGHQGPHRNLHLCAFEIGLYALGLHNFVSPNWLSRTYSSHVSWITGQAMEIGSAALTILVECWDGHLTPPEVASLADRASRARDSNMVRAAAELALSCLPHAHALNPNEIQRALVQCKEQDNLMLEKACMAVEEAAKGGGVYPEVLFEVAHQWFWLYEQTAGGSSTAREGATSCSASGIRAAGEAGRGMPEGRGGPGTEPVTVAAAAVTAAATVVPVISVGSSLYPGPGLGHGHSPGLHPYTALQPHLPCSPQYLTHPAHPAHPMPHMPRPAVFPVPSSAYPQGVHPAFLGAQYPYSVTPPSLAATAVSFPVPSMAPITVHPYHTEPGLPLPTSVACELWGQGTVSSVHPASTFPAIQGASLPALTTQPSPLVSGGFPPPEEETHSQPVSPHSLHHLHAAYRVGMLALEMLGRRAHNDHPNNFSRSPPYTDDVKWLLGLAAKLGDRHGDAAAAESRSCPQPPACPGLPPTGAALPAGIHAVHPPPLDSPDSCGLRRLCECDPERPQRLLPDAHGHDAVQRHPTEPQAQQTDQGAVAAGLTRDGHLLPLSLSPVGSYTGTQACGYGGPSHRGSEAWLDRSSSLSSLVAQTDSCSWAVAWGQDVSDPRSLGLGETALSGRGRWVASGIYLAFINI, encoded by the exons ATGCTGCCCCCTTGTTGGAAATCCTCACTGACCAGTGCCTCACCTATGAGCAG GCGCCGGGAACTGTGTACACAGCTGCGGCAGTGGCAACTGAAGGTGATTGAGAACGTCAAGCGGGGCCAACACAAGAAGACGCTGGAGCGGCTCTTCCCTGGCTTCCGGCCAGCGGTGGAGGCCTGCTACTTCAACTGGGAAGAGGCCTACCCACTTCCCGGTGTCACCTACAGCGGCACTGACAGGAAgctggcactgtgctgggcccgGGCCCTGCCCTCTCGGCCAGGTGCCTCCCGCTCTGGGGGCCTGGAGGAATCCCGGGACCGGCCCCGACCCCTTCCTGCTGAGCCAGCTGTGCGGCCCAAGGAGCCTGGGACCAAGCGAAAGGGCTTGGGTGAGGGGGTCCCCTCATCACAGCGGGGTCCCCGCCGCCTCTCAGCTGAAGGGGGAGATAAAGCTCTGCATAAGATGGGTCCAGGTGGGGGCAAAGCCAAGGCACTGGGTGGGGCTGGCAGTGGGAGCAAGGGCTCAGCAGGTGGCGGGAGCAAGCGACGGCTGAGCAGTGAAGACAGCTCCCTGGAGCCTGACCTGGCCGAGatgagcctggatgacagcagcCTGGCCCTGGGCGCAGAGGCCAGCACCTTCGGGGGATTCCCTGAGAGCCCTCCACCCTGTCCTCTCCACGGTGGCTCCCGAGGCCCTTCCACTTTCCTTCCTGAGTCCCCAGATACTTATGAAGAAGATGGTGGTGTGTACTTCTCAGAAGGGCCTGAGCCTCCCACAACCTCTGCCGGTCCCCCTGGCCTACTGCCTGGGGATGTCTGTACCCGGGACGACCTCCCTTCTACAGATGAGAGTGGCAGTGGGCTTCCCAAAACCAAAGAGGCAGCCCCTGCAGTTGGAGAGGAGGATGACGACTACCAGGCGTACTATCTGAATGCCCAGGATGGGGCTGGGGGCGAGGAAGAGAAGGCCGAGGGCGGGGCTGGGGAGGAGCACGACCTGTTTGCTGGGCTGAAGCCGCTGGAACAGGAGAGCCGCATGGAG GTACTGTTTGCCTGTGCTGAGGCCCTGCATGCACATGGCTACAGCAATGAGGCCTCCCGTCTCACCGTGGAGCTTGCCCAGGATCTGCTAGCCAACCCACCCGACCTCAAGGTAGAGCCGCCCCCTGCCAAG gGCAAGAAGAACAAGGTATCCACGAGCCGTCAGACCTGGGTGGCTACCAACACCCTGAGCAAGGCAGCTTTCCTGTTGACAGTGCTAAGTGAGCGTCCAGAGCACCACAACCTGGCCTTCCGAGTTGGCATGTTTGCCTTAGAGCTGCAGAGGCCTCCAGCTTCTACCAAGGCCTTGGAG GTGAAGCTGGCAtaccaggagtctgaggtggctGCCTTGCTCAAGAAGATCCCTCTGGGTCCGAGCGAGATGAGTACCATGCGGTGCCGGGCAGAGGAGCTTCGGGAGGGGACGCTCTGTGACTATCGGCCTGTGTTGCCTCTCATGTTGGCCAGTTTCATCTTTGACGTCCTCTGTGCTCCAG TGGTTTCTCCCACAGGTTCCCGGCCCCCAAGTCGCAACTGGAACAGCGAGACACCTGGGGatgaggagctgggatttgaagcaGCAGTTGCTGCCTTGG GCATGAAGACAACAGTGAGCGAGGCAGAACATCCCCTCTTATGTGAAGGTACACGTCGGGAGAAGGGTGACCTGGCATTAGCACTAATGATCACTTACAAGGACGACCAGGCCAAGCTTAAGAAG ATCTTAGACAAACTCTTGGACCGAGAGAGCCAGACACATAAGCCACAGACGCTGAGTTCTTTCTACTCATCTAGCCGCCCAACCACAGCCAGCCAGAGGTCTCCTTCAAAGCACGGGGGCCCATCTGCCCCAGGGGCCCTGCAACCACTGACCTCAGGCTCTGCAGGGCCTGCTCAACCAGGGAGTGTGGCAGGGGCTGGGCCAGGCCCCACTGAGGGCTTCACAGAGAAGAATGTGCCTG AGAGTTCCCCACATTCCCCCTGTGAGGGTCTTCCATCTGAGGCAGCTTTGACCCCCAGGCCAGAAGGGAAGGTTCCTAGCCGGTTGGCACTTGGCAGTCGTGGAGGCTATAATGGACGGGGATGGGGGTCTCCAGGACGGCCTAAGAAGAAGCACACAG GCATGGCCAGCATTGACAGCAGTGCCCCTGAAACAACATCGGATAGCTCCCCGACCTTAAGCCGGAGACCACTTCGAGGGGGCTGGgcccccacctcctggggtcGAGGTCAGGACAGTGACAGCATTAGCAGCTCTTCTTCAGACTCCCTGGGCTCCTCATCCTCCAGTGGAAGTCGCCGGGCCAGTGCCAGTGGAGGAGCCCGGGCAAAGACTGTTGAAGTTGGCAG GTACAAGGGCCGCCGCCCCGAGAGTCATGCCCCCCATGTACCCAATCAGCCATCAGAGGCAGCTGCACACTTCTACTTCGAGCTGGCGAAGACAGTGCTGATCAAGGCAGGGGGCAACAGCAGCACTTCCATTTTCACACATCCATCTTCCTCAGGGGGCCACCAGGGTCCTCACCGCAACCTGCACCTTTGCGCCTTCGAGATTGGGCTTTATGCCCTTGGCCTGCACAACTTTGTTTCTCCCAACTGGCTCTCACGTACTTATTCTTCTCACGTTTCCTGGATTACAG GCCAGGCCATGGAGATAGGCAGCGCAGCCCTGACTATACTGGTAGAATGCTGGGATGGGCACCTGACACCCCCTGAGGTTGCATCCCTGGCTGACAGGGCATCACGGGCAAGAGACTCCAATATGGTGAGGGCAGCAGCAGAGCTGGCCCTGAGCTGCCTGCCTCATGCCCATGCATTGAACCCTAATGAGATCCAGCGGGCCCTGGTGCAGTGCAAGGAACAG GACAACCTCATGTTGGAGAAGGCCTGCATGGCAGTGGAAGAGGCAGCTAAGGGTGGGGGAGTGTACCCTGAAGTGTTGTTTGAGGTTGCTCACCAGTGGTTCTGGCTATATGAGCAAACTGCAGGTGGCTCATCCACAGCCCGTGAAGGGGCTACAAGCTGTAGTGCCAGTGGGATCAGGGCAGCTGGGGAGGCTGGGCGGGGTATGCCTGAGGGTAGAGGGGGCCCAGGGACTGAGCCGGTTACAGTGGCGGCGGCAGCAGTGACAGCAGCAGCCACAGTGGTGCCCGTCATCTCGGTGGGGTCTAGTTTGTACCCAGGTCCAGGACTGGGGCATGGCCACTCCCCTGGCCTGCACCCCTACACTGCTCTACAGCCCCACTTGCCCTGTAGCCCTCAGTACCTCACTCACCCAGCTCACCCTGCCCACCCCATGCCTCACATGCCCCGGCCTGCCGTCTTCCCTGTGCCCAGCTCTGCATACCCACAG GGTGTGCATCCTGCATTCCTGGGGGCTCAGTACCCTTATTCAGTGACTCCTCCCTCACTTGCTGCCACTGCTGTGTCTTTCCCCGTCCCTTCCATGGCACCCATCACAGTACATCCCTACCACACAGAGCCAGGGCTTCCACTGCCCACCAGTGTGGCCTGTGAGTTGTGGGGCCAGGGAACAG TGAGCAGTGTCCATCCAGCATCCACATTTCCAGCCATCCAGGGTGCCTCACTGCCTGCCCTGACCACACAGCCCAGCCCTCTGGTGAGCGGAGGTTTTCCACCACCCGAGGAGGAGACGCACAGTCAGCCAGTCAGTCCCCACAGCCTGCACCACCTGCATGCTGCCTACCGTGTCG GAATGCTGGCACTGGAGATGCTGGGTCGCCGGGCACACAACGATCACCCCAACAACTTCTCCCGCTCCCCCCCCTACACTGATGATGTCAAATGGTTGCTGGGGCTGGCAGCAAAGCTGG GAGATCGTCATGGAGACGCTGCAGCGGCTGAGTCCCGCTCATGCCCACAACCACCTGCGTGCCCCGGCCTTCCACCAACTGGTGCAGCGCTGCCAGCAGGCATACATGCAG TACATCCACCACCGCTTGATTCACCTGACTCCTGCGGACTACGACGACTTTGTGAATGCGATCCGGAGCGCCCGCAGCGCCTTCTGCCTGACGCCCATGGGCATGATGCAGTTCAACGACATCCTACAGAACCTCAAGCGCAGCAAACAGACCAAGGAGCTGTGGCAGCGGGTCTCACTcgagatggccaccttctccccCTGAGTCTTTCACCCGTAGGGTCCTATACAGGGACCCAGGCCTGTGGCTATGGGGGCCCCTCACACAGGGGGAGTGAAGCTTGGCTGGACAGATCATCCTCACTCAGTTCCCTGGTAGCCCAGACTGACAGCTGCTCTTGGGCTGTAGCCTGGGGCCAAGATGTCTCAGACCCTAGAAGCCTAGGGCTGGGGGAGACAGCCCTGTCTGGGAGGGGGCGTTGGGTGGCCTCTGGTATTTATTtggcatttataaatatataa